The DNA sequence taaaattcttaatttgaGTGTCAGAGTCTTACTAGTACTagtcaattaaaataaaagaattatttGATGTAACAAAGGCTAtagaaaataacacaaaaaaatctggtaacacaaaaaaatacttcaacataataactattattttattataaattaaaatttgaaaaagaaaaatgttttaatttttagttttttttcatatattaaaataagtgatttcattgttgtatattttacgatattaaaaaaaaacaagctaTAAAGGAATAGTAATTCTATATTaagttatcaaattattttataattaaatataatattttagttatatggtgtttaaactaatactactgataaatttataatctatattaatattttttaaaagaggAAACCTCCTTTTAAGTCTatgaactttgccaaagtatcattttaggtccatcaattatgggttaatatcatttgaggtattttgaatttttttgggacAAAAATGCCCTTAAGACCTAAAGGTCAATTTGGATAATTCTTTCGCCAATCATCTTGCGTCAGAGACATAGAATCCAACAATTTCTAACtgcaaatttttatatttaaattcaatttagatGTTAATTGACCTCCATTTTGAAATTCATCTCCGAATGACAATCCAAATTAATAGCTatctaatttcaaaacaaataaactaaatagaaTTCACACATCACCTATTGTAAGTTATTAAAATGCAGTttagattgaaaaagtaaaataaagtatcaAGTCCCAATTCActatcattaaataattagttatctaataattgaaaaactaacacattttttacggcaaattttaattatatttaaattcaatttggatGGTAACTGAATTAAATAGttgtaaaaaaattgttggactCTAGGTCTTTGACGCAATATGAGTAGCGAAAGAATTGTCCAAATTGCCCTTTGAAGACcttaagggcattttcgtccgaaaaaagttcaaaatacctcaaatgatattaacttatagttcacggacctaaaatgatattttcaaagttcacggacctaaaatgatactttagcaaagttcgtggacctaAAAAGATGTTCCTTCTTTTTAAAATACGTATTAATTAACATGGCAAAAggatatatatacatattaatttttctgAAATCCATTTATAACTTTTATGCATGATTCAAGTTTATCTCCAATTAATGAATATGCATTTAgataaatgtatttaatttgatttgattttcctTAACTagatatatattcatttaatatgatattaGGGTAAATTAGTTACCATATAAAATATAGCTATGGCAAAGTGACATAGGGtattatggcttggagacaattatgtctctaaatcactactctACTTATCAATGGTACTAATAGTTGCCACATCAGCATGCCATATCATTCTGCAATGGTGGAGTCCTAGTGGATgccctatctcttatccatttttcattttaattttaaatcattgttttttttaattttattgttatttacaaaaataccaaaatatattatattaaacaccacaaatgccaaaaaaaaaaaaaaaactacatcatgctttagctaaaaaaaactacatttaaactaaaatactaaattaaaaaaaacaaactagtCATCTAAATTTAGCCTCTGGCTCAAATTCTTGATCATCTTCTCCGTCCTCTGTCGGGCTTCCAGATCGGTTTCCTGACGAAGGCTGTTTTGGGCGTCAAATATAAACCTATACTGAACCACCTCGCGAAAACCTCTGAACTCCTCGATCAATGAGGTCATGAGCTGAGCAGATGTAGGAGGCGCAGCCTGTAGGGGAGCTGCCGATCCAGACGCTCCCACCTTCACCTTCCCTTTGGCTTGGGCTTTGGCAGCCTTGGTGTCAATGGGACGTCTAAAAGTAGACGTAGGCGTACCAGAACTCCCTTCCGTCCCTGTTCTTGTTGTAGATATAGCAGAAGTTGTTGATGTGGAGCTTGATCCGATCCCAACACTTGCGCAACTGAACCTTGAACCGTTTGAACTCCCACCTCAGTTTCACCTCATTGTAGTGTGCTTCAATGCGATCCCACATCCAGGCCGAAGTCTGGTTGTTGGAGGATATCGAATCCTCCGATATATCGTCCCAACACTGAGCCACCTTCACGTACTCCTCCAACTCGTAGTCAGTACACCCTGTTGCGTACTCTTCGTTAGGCTCGTCGGATGGGAGTGGGACTAGGACCGATGGCGCATTTTCTTTCAGCgccatcttcttcctcctcctcggcggcggcggcgtagGGGCAGGAGGTTGCCCACAACTAGGTTCCATGTCGTCAACCCGATACTCCTCGATGTCGAAGAACGGATCGAACTCAGAGTCCGAAATGAAAATGGATCCTACAGATCCAGGCGTCTCAACACGGTAGTCTTCATGGACTGGGCACCGGGCGCCACTACCGCCGCCAAACATGGGCATACCGTCGTCGACACTATGGGGTTTGGGAATTGACTCGGATCCATTGTTGAAAGTGCGGATATTGAAAATagagaagagaaagtgaaaggTTTAGAGTGTTGGTGtgtgaaaagaagaaaaattgagaatttATAGTGGTTTAAATTAgggattaaataattttttaaaaaaatggaaaatggtCCGATCGGGCTCGGGCATCGGCCTGCAATGGGAGCCTGATCTCACACCCGATGGATCAGACGAGAGATCAGTCGCGACCGAATTCTCGGTCGTCCTCGGGCATGCCCGACACTTGCAATGGATGGCCGAGCCTGATCTCGGACGATCGGACGTGagatcgggcatccattgtggatgctctaagcaaacatttcatatttaatgggacagacggaatataatttacttttattttatagtactggtattaattgaaatatttatttttacagtATTTAGAGTCGTGTTGTTAGACAATTTTTGGCGGTATTGCAACTTAGCGACGCTTAAATGGAAATGCGATTTCATTTTCCGCCATATCCATTTACAGCTTCAGTGGTTTGATAGCTGCAACCAAACCCTAGAGAGattcaacaatttctttttgtttgattcGGAAATGGAAACTTCGTTTAGGTATGGTGGAGATTCCAAGTCTCTCCGAATTCATGCCAAGGAAAAAATCTCCATTTCCCCTAACTCCATCTTCCAGGTTGAAAttccctcttttttttttttttttttgctatatGAGCTATTTTTTAATCGTGTTTGCTTACTAACTTATGTATTTTTCATACTTTGAGTTACTTGTTGTTCATTAGGATATTGCTAGTAGAATAGTAGCTCAAATTCGAGTGTAAAATGAGCTTTTGAAGAATTTTGAGTGAAGTGTTATATTTGGGAATTGGATGGGCTTgtcagtatttttttttagttagaGATAAGGTGGAGATGAAGGGATGTGTGTGAAATTGAGTAATGCTGTTATGAAATGTTGAGGGTTCTTGTTTTTCATTATGATTTGGAAGCGGTCGGTAGCTCTTTCACTTGTTTGATTAGATTATTCAGGTTTTCGATTGTTTGTTCAAGCATGGCTTTAACTATCAGCTCAGTTGCTCGTCTCCTAATCACACAATGTAGTTATGTACCATGTTAAGAATTCTTGGTTTCTTGTTTTGTCTGGGTTGTTTCTATTTATGAGTTTCTAGAGGTGGCTTGATGTCACTTCCTACTTCACCTGTTTGATTAGATACTTGTGCTTTCGTTTGTTTGTACTAAAGTATTAATTCGATTGTGTGCATTCATATTGGCAGCTTCAAGGGGAGCTTGACACAAAGCTTGGAGCTCCTACTTTCGTGAACGGAATGCTTAGACACTTCCATCCTGTGGTATGTGTCTGTTTCGTGTTCTCCAATTGGTTAGATTGATTTCAATTCATCAACTCTTCAGCTGAATAGGTAACTAGTTCATGGAATAGAATTTAGCTCCGATTGTgtgtaagaaaaatattggGAGTGGATTACGAAAGTCAGGGGATTGTTCTATAATTGAGACGAGTGATTGTAGTTCTTTTCTTCCTCATGAGCATAATATTGGCTTTGCTTTCCTAAGTGAGATAAAAGTCTTGATTCTTCTATGAGGCGATCAAGTTTGACATGCTTCCCCTACCTATGTAGTTATCCGCTAGCCTTGGTGTAGGAGTTTGGTACAATAGGCGGGATAAAGTGCACTACCACATACGTGGGAAGAAGACATTTTCTTTGACTGGCGATGGATTAGTTAACTTCAATGTTAAGGGTCGTTCTAATATCGATAAGGAATTGAAGCAGGTTAGTTCTTATTCTCACTAGCCTAGCACGCTATTTCCATGATTCTTGATATTTCTTCTGGGCCAACCTTAACATTATGTTCGGAACAGATTATTGATTATTCTGCTGCTACTGAGCTTGTTTGGAGCATCTTCAATGTAAAAAAGGACCAGGATGTACGCATCAAGTTGGGATACAATGTTATTGATAAGGTTTGTTCGCTCTCCCAGAGCCATTCTTGAATCACGTCACGTCACTAAGTCGAGCTGTTTGTGACATATGCTGCTACTTGACTTTTTAGTAACTCTTGGCTTATATATCGTCATGGTTGCAGATTCCATATATGCAAGTTCGTGAAAACAATTGGACTTTCAACATTGATCAGAATCGAAGATGGACTGTGAGGTATGACCTTTAAGATGGAATGTGATAGCTATGCTTGTCATGGTCTTTCATTTGGATTGTCTTAGCTACATATGATCGTAGGTGTTATCTTGAACAGATTCGAAACCtgaattcaattttgtaaGACAATTTTCTTGTAAGTAGGAGCATGATGCTAATTGTATCATTAACACAAGCCAAAATTTGAACTTGATGCTCTGAGATTtggataaataaatgaaagtcCTATCATAATGCTCCAGTTTAGATTAGACCATAAATTAGAGTAATTCCTATTTGATCATCTTTATTGTAACTTTACTACTTACTACAATACCTAAATTTGGATAGGTTGAATAGTTGGGCCCAAGAAAGAGGGTTGGGATTCAAATTAGTTTTAGGTGGGTCGGTCTAATTTTTACCGACTAATATGTAGACacatatatttttacattaattgACAAGTTTGAGTTGAAAAGTGCAATACTAATCTGCCCAAAACCCAGTTTTAATTTAGGCCTTCATCTTAGACACACAAAGACAAAGTGCTTCAGATTACGTGTGGAATCATTTCCCCCTAAGTCAAATATTTGGACTTTATAGACGTGCAAGATTTAAAATTgcaatgagagagagagagagatgccAATCATGGGCCAAGTATGTAATTTTCGCCGATGATTACAAATGACAAAGTTGCAATTTTGGATGATATAAAGTTGTGTTTTGGAttgatatatcatttttta is a window from the Salvia hispanica cultivar TCC Black 2014 chromosome 1, UniMelb_Shisp_WGS_1.0, whole genome shotgun sequence genome containing:
- the LOC125213756 gene encoding outer envelope pore protein 21, chloroplastic-like; this translates as METSFRYGGDSKSLRIHAKEKISISPNSIFQLQGELDTKLGAPTFVNGMLRHFHPVLSASLGVGVWYNRRDKVHYHIRGKKTFSLTGDGLVNFNVKGRSNIDKELKQIIDYSAATELVWSIFNVKKDQDVRIKLGYNVIDKIPYMQVRENNWTFNIDQNRRWTVRYDL